One window of the Thermococcus sp. P6 genome contains the following:
- a CDS encoding alkaline phosphatase family protein: MEFERKVREGIEGTKRVLVMGLDSAPPELMFNRFYEEIPNMRRLIERSVHGPMRTGIPAITIPMWMVMVTGKTPGELGLYGFRHRRGNSYTDYWIAHSRKVKEKTLWDHLGERGKESIIVGVPPTYPPKPIKGHLVSCFITPDASVDYTYPKELKGEIERLVGEYIFDVPFRKEAKDEVKEGLWEMTEKRFEVIRYLLQEKDWDYFHFVEIGLDRVHHAFWRYFDENHHLYPGKGNRYENVIRDYWKLLDREIGETLKLVDLEETAVFIVSDHGIKAMHGNFAVNQWLAEEGLLKVRNPEVLHDGKVKRFESLEVDWKDTTAWGWGGYYSRVFLNVLGREKSGKVPLSRFEKVRDEVAELIKSIRGPNGEKWDTKVFYPEEIYPVTRGNRPDIMVYFDNLNWRAAGTVGHPGNYLPENDTGPDDANHSEFGVFSMYLPGFDESRATRLSIYDFAPTMLRLFGIEEPLPEMHGKSIL, encoded by the coding sequence ATGGAGTTTGAAAGGAAGGTTCGGGAAGGAATCGAGGGGACGAAGAGGGTTCTCGTCATGGGGCTCGACTCGGCACCTCCGGAGCTGATGTTCAACCGCTTCTACGAAGAAATTCCAAACATGAGAAGGCTCATCGAAAGGTCAGTCCACGGTCCGATGCGGACGGGAATCCCGGCGATAACAATTCCCATGTGGATGGTGATGGTCACGGGCAAAACGCCCGGCGAGCTCGGCCTTTACGGGTTCAGGCACAGGAGGGGAAATTCTTACACCGACTACTGGATAGCCCACAGCAGGAAGGTGAAGGAGAAGACCCTCTGGGACCACCTCGGCGAGCGGGGGAAGGAGTCCATAATCGTGGGCGTGCCACCCACCTACCCGCCGAAGCCCATAAAGGGGCACCTCGTGAGCTGTTTCATAACTCCCGATGCCAGCGTTGACTACACCTACCCAAAGGAGCTGAAGGGCGAGATAGAGAGGCTCGTCGGCGAGTACATCTTCGACGTTCCCTTCAGGAAGGAGGCGAAGGATGAGGTGAAGGAGGGCCTCTGGGAGATGACGGAGAAGAGGTTCGAGGTCATCCGCTACCTCCTGCAGGAAAAGGACTGGGATTACTTCCACTTCGTTGAGATAGGCCTTGACAGGGTTCACCATGCCTTCTGGAGGTACTTCGATGAGAACCACCACCTCTACCCCGGAAAGGGAAATCGATACGAGAACGTCATCAGGGACTACTGGAAGCTCCTCGACAGGGAGATCGGGGAGACGCTGAAGCTCGTGGACCTCGAGGAGACGGCCGTCTTCATAGTCTCGGATCACGGCATCAAGGCCATGCACGGCAACTTCGCGGTGAACCAGTGGCTTGCCGAGGAAGGCCTGCTGAAGGTAAGGAACCCGGAAGTTCTGCACGACGGGAAGGTAAAGCGTTTCGAGAGCCTTGAGGTTGACTGGAAGGACACAACGGCATGGGGATGGGGAGGCTACTACTCGCGCGTCTTCCTGAACGTGCTCGGCAGGGAGAAATCCGGTAAAGTGCCGCTTTCCCGGTTTGAGAAGGTGAGGGACGAGGTGGCAGAGCTTATAAAGTCGATACGCGGCCCGAATGGAGAGAAGTGGGACACGAAGGTCTTCTATCCAGAGGAGATATACCCCGTAACGAGGGGGAACAGGCCGGACATAATGGTCTACTTCGACAACCTCAACTGGAGGGCCGCCGGAACGGTCGGACATCCGGGCAACTACCTTCCCGAGAACGACACGGGGCCGGACGATGCGAACCACTCCGAGTTCGGGGTCTTCTCGATGTACCTGCCGGGCTTCGACGAGAGCAGGGCCACGAGGTTGTCCATCTACGACTTCGCCCCGACGATGCTCAGGCTCTTCGGGATTGAGGAGCCCCTCCCGGAAATGCACGGGAAGAGCATACTCTAA
- a CDS encoding type II toxin-antitoxin system VapC family toxin, with protein sequence MIVVDTSVFIDAIFEYEKARTSLAKTFFRKVQEKNIPIIEPDVFKIELIGQLIRRMPREEASRLYELIIENVEISEISKLREVSFEIAFQTGCRAIDSFYIAVSHSTNGILVSNDRFQVESARKYNVKAFYLLEEFEELEKTLG encoded by the coding sequence ATGATCGTTGTAGACACCTCTGTGTTTATTGATGCAATTTTTGAGTACGAGAAAGCCAGAACATCTCTGGCTAAAACATTTTTTAGGAAAGTTCAAGAGAAGAACATTCCGATCATAGAGCCCGATGTTTTTAAAATAGAACTTATTGGCCAATTGATCAGAAGGATGCCGAGAGAGGAGGCCAGTAGGTTATACGAACTGATTATTGAGAACGTGGAAATCTCTGAGATAAGTAAACTTAGAGAAGTTTCTTTTGAGATCGCCTTTCAGACCGGGTGTCGGGCTATAGATTCGTTTTACATTGCAGTCTCCCATTCCACAAACGGTATTCTGGTATCAAACGATAGATTCCAAGTCGAGAGTGCGAGAAAGTACAATGTCAAGGCATTTTACCTTTTAGAAGAATTTGAAGAGCTGGAGAAGACACTTGGGTGA
- a CDS encoding alkaline phosphatase family protein, translating into MKSPKIIVIGLDGANKQTASLVGVDAGLHDFISTIPPYTPPSWTSILTGVNPAKHGIIGWQKVDKTSNKIKLANSRDVKYPRLSEILESFNLKSVLINLPMTYPFDGIKRKENTIIVSDWASPRQTIFPKKLDEKYKEYLIEPPHELAKYDKKEYPKRLKKYTETKLGLYYDLLERGEWDLYFIVFSETDWFSHIFPQILEGKDVHIVKPVFKLIKKFIDEVKSTADFLFIVSDHGFEVKDRIFYVNEALAENGLIKYSKTKVKLVDLVKKTIPQSVLNKIIEKTGASASSISYISQTADAFMVEPPNWGIYVRNQDKLEEVKDALGKYDEVLDVIEFSTIHNGPYLGSMPELVVIPQKGVEFSHELKGRITEKTYKGDHEIHGVFSAYGENIKDQIEFEKSPRVYDIAPTILHIFGLPIPNDMDGRVLMEIFKEDNQFAKRKPKYVDPSYYEKKGGDEKLRKAIKNLKLKGKI; encoded by the coding sequence ATGAAATCCCCTAAGATAATTGTTATAGGCCTTGATGGTGCTAACAAGCAAACAGCGAGCTTGGTTGGGGTGGATGCAGGATTACATGATTTTATCTCAACGATTCCTCCTTACACCCCACCATCATGGACGTCGATATTAACCGGGGTAAACCCGGCCAAACATGGGATAATTGGATGGCAAAAAGTGGATAAAACCAGTAACAAGATCAAACTAGCAAATTCAAGGGATGTAAAATACCCCCGGCTCTCGGAGATTCTCGAAAGTTTTAATTTGAAGAGCGTCCTAATAAACCTTCCAATGACTTACCCCTTTGATGGGATTAAAAGGAAGGAGAATACCATCATTGTCTCCGATTGGGCATCGCCCAGGCAGACCATATTTCCAAAAAAACTTGACGAGAAGTATAAAGAGTACCTAATAGAACCTCCACACGAGTTGGCAAAGTACGATAAAAAAGAGTACCCAAAACGCTTAAAGAAATACACTGAGACAAAGCTCGGTTTATATTACGATCTCTTAGAAAGGGGGGAATGGGATTTATACTTCATTGTCTTTAGCGAGACGGACTGGTTCTCCCACATATTCCCTCAGATTCTTGAAGGCAAGGACGTTCATATTGTCAAACCAGTATTCAAGCTGATAAAAAAGTTTATAGATGAAGTGAAGTCAACTGCCGATTTTCTATTCATCGTTAGCGATCACGGTTTTGAAGTTAAGGATAGGATTTTTTACGTGAATGAGGCTTTAGCAGAGAATGGACTGATCAAGTACAGCAAAACCAAGGTCAAACTCGTTGATCTTGTCAAGAAAACAATACCCCAAAGTGTGTTAAATAAAATTATTGAAAAAACAGGAGCGTCTGCAAGTTCTATTAGTTATATAAGCCAAACAGCAGATGCATTTATGGTTGAGCCACCTAACTGGGGGATTTATGTCAGGAATCAAGATAAACTCGAGGAAGTGAAGGATGCCCTAGGAAAGTACGATGAAGTTTTGGATGTGATTGAGTTTAGCACAATTCATAATGGGCCTTATTTAGGTAGTATGCCAGAGCTGGTAGTGATACCACAAAAAGGAGTCGAGTTTTCTCATGAACTAAAAGGAAGAATAACTGAGAAGACTTACAAAGGGGATCATGAGATACACGGTGTATTTTCGGCATATGGTGAAAATATAAAAGATCAAATTGAGTTTGAGAAGTCTCCAAGAGTTTACGACATTGCCCCAACCATACTCCACATTTTCGGCCTACCGATTCCAAATGACATGGATGGCAGAGTATTAATGGAAATTTTTAAGGAAGATAATCAATTTGCAAAAAGAAAGCCAAAATACGTTGATCCCAGCTATTACGAGAAAAAGGGGGGTGATGAAAAGCTCAGAAAAGCGATTAAAAACCTTAAACTAAAAGGGAAAATCTAA
- a CDS encoding flippase, producing the protein MARGTGIVFAGTLISMLFGFLSRAVIARGFPTSEYGVFNLALTVLSIALTVATLGFPNAIPREIAFYREREPEKVERIIPTAIFITGITAVVTAFVIFLFAGNISVLFHEDRLVKALRVMILALPFSSLIAILISISRGFGRVREKVYFQNIAYPLLWFSFVGIAVLLKLEFYYVFITYVMAQGLTLLFLTFDTLRIGLIKPASPDFKLGKKLVRFSIPLMFSGILWTIMSWTDTLMLGYYKTSEVVGLYNAASPLARLLPVFLYSAGFIYPPLATALYAHGKIGELKRVYQVLTKWIFLLTLPIFALMFLFPEATIAFLFGERYVSASAALQILSLGFMFHTFLGLNGMSLVVVGENDFDMYSNALSALVNVLLNAALIPPYGIEGAATATAVSYFVANVLKSFRLYQKTKIHPFSLNYVKLLAISFALLGIIKVLKLHVANIFYALPILVGFLVVYFLLVLLSRSVDREDVELLLAIERRTGVDLGLIKKILGRFV; encoded by the coding sequence ATGGCAAGGGGGACCGGAATAGTCTTTGCCGGAACTTTGATTTCGATGCTCTTCGGCTTTTTGAGCAGGGCAGTCATAGCGAGGGGTTTTCCAACCTCGGAGTACGGGGTTTTCAATCTGGCGTTAACGGTCCTGAGCATCGCCCTTACCGTGGCCACGCTCGGCTTTCCAAACGCTATTCCAAGGGAGATTGCGTTCTACAGAGAGCGCGAACCTGAGAAGGTTGAGAGGATAATCCCAACGGCCATCTTCATAACGGGGATAACTGCGGTGGTTACAGCTTTCGTTATCTTCCTCTTCGCCGGGAACATATCCGTGCTCTTCCACGAGGATAGACTGGTAAAAGCCCTCCGGGTTATGATTTTAGCCCTCCCCTTCTCTTCCCTGATAGCTATCCTGATCTCGATCTCGAGGGGCTTCGGGAGGGTTAGGGAGAAGGTTTACTTTCAGAACATAGCTTACCCCCTTCTCTGGTTTTCCTTCGTTGGGATTGCTGTCCTCTTAAAACTTGAATTTTACTACGTCTTCATAACATACGTAATGGCCCAGGGATTAACCCTGCTTTTTCTAACCTTCGATACGTTAAGAATCGGGCTTATCAAACCGGCATCCCCTGATTTTAAGCTCGGAAAGAAGCTCGTAAGGTTTTCCATTCCCCTGATGTTCAGCGGGATCCTGTGGACCATCATGAGCTGGACGGATACCCTCATGCTGGGTTATTACAAAACATCGGAGGTTGTAGGGCTCTATAATGCGGCATCCCCCCTTGCGAGACTCTTACCGGTGTTTTTATATTCCGCCGGTTTCATCTATCCTCCTCTGGCCACAGCTCTTTACGCTCATGGGAAGATTGGGGAGCTGAAGAGGGTTTATCAGGTTCTGACCAAGTGGATCTTCCTTCTAACCCTGCCCATTTTCGCCCTGATGTTTTTATTTCCAGAGGCAACGATAGCGTTTCTCTTCGGGGAAAGGTATGTTTCTGCATCTGCAGCGCTTCAGATCCTATCTCTGGGTTTCATGTTCCACACGTTTCTCGGGCTGAACGGGATGAGTCTTGTAGTTGTTGGGGAGAATGATTTTGATATGTATTCAAACGCCCTTTCCGCGCTGGTGAACGTCCTTCTGAACGCTGCTTTAATACCTCCTTACGGTATCGAGGGGGCCGCAACTGCCACTGCAGTATCCTACTTCGTGGCCAACGTTTTGAAATCCTTCAGGCTATATCAGAAGACCAAAATCCATCCCTTCAGCCTGAATTACGTTAAACTGCTGGCTATCAGCTTTGCCCTGCTCGGGATCATCAAGGTGCTTAAATTGCACGTTGCAAACATATTCTATGCCCTCCCTATTCTGGTGGGGTTTCTTGTAGTTTACTTCCTTCTGGTTCTGCTAAGCAGGAGCGTTGACAGGGAGGATGTTGAGCTGCTACTGGCGATAGAGAGGAGAACCGGGGTTGACCTTGGATTGATAAAGAAAATATTGGGAAGATTTGTTTAG
- a CDS encoding DHH family phosphoesterase, whose protein sequence is MDVLIHHWDTDGVTSAALLVKALNLEEFENLTPPIGEFRFDGRIKRAIERAERIYVLDLNLPHEVEGIGKEVIFMDHHIQPRIRNPKVRQINPSLGGKYYPSCSLVISEHFGIWNVWSALGAVGDVGERAFELEKVRELLEKEGVTEGEALRMVELIDSNYISMDREGVEEAVGILLRKEAKELLDYDPWVQKARAIGEAIEDAISEAEERNGFAIVHFESPFNIISKVARRLVWEMNYRGALVVNENFHGKAQVYFRISGEEAGRIGMGEVIERVKALGVNAGGKGEVLGCICDRDRISDVLSIIEEYVR, encoded by the coding sequence ATGGATGTATTGATCCACCACTGGGACACTGACGGCGTGACTTCGGCCGCTCTACTCGTTAAGGCCCTTAATCTGGAAGAATTCGAGAATTTAACCCCGCCCATAGGGGAGTTCCGCTTCGATGGGAGGATAAAGAGGGCCATTGAAAGGGCCGAACGGATCTACGTTCTCGATCTGAACCTGCCCCATGAGGTGGAGGGAATCGGGAAGGAAGTTATCTTCATGGATCACCACATCCAGCCAAGGATCAGGAACCCCAAGGTGAGGCAGATAAACCCCTCTCTCGGCGGAAAGTACTACCCCTCCTGCTCTCTCGTCATCTCGGAGCACTTTGGAATATGGAACGTCTGGAGCGCCCTCGGTGCCGTTGGGGATGTCGGAGAAAGGGCCTTTGAGCTGGAAAAGGTCAGGGAGCTCCTTGAAAAGGAAGGAGTGACAGAGGGGGAGGCTTTAAGGATGGTGGAGCTCATCGATTCCAACTACATCTCAATGGACAGGGAGGGCGTTGAGGAAGCCGTTGGGATACTCCTCAGGAAGGAGGCAAAGGAGCTCCTCGACTACGATCCGTGGGTGCAGAAGGCCCGGGCAATAGGGGAAGCCATCGAGGATGCCATCTCAGAGGCCGAAGAGAGAAACGGCTTTGCCATAGTTCACTTCGAGAGTCCCTTTAACATCATCTCGAAGGTGGCTCGTCGGCTCGTCTGGGAGATGAACTACCGGGGGGCCCTTGTGGTTAACGAAAACTTCCATGGGAAGGCTCAGGTCTACTTCAGGATATCGGGGGAAGAAGCCGGAAGGATTGGGATGGGCGAGGTCATTGAGCGCGTTAAGGCCCTCGGTGTCAACGCCGGCGGAAAGGGGGAGGTTCTGGGATGCATCTGCGATAGGGATAGAATCAGCGATGTGCTCTCAATCATCGAGGAATACGTGAGGTGA
- a CDS encoding glycosyltransferase, whose amino-acid sequence MTKNILIISPHTKVKLNTTPTEGVEGRISAIVGGLLNKGHVIIIEPSDLRETGEQSCERHYFYAFDFVKIKNMRLGSYFLSLNPYYQLTLFKVLKKYKPSIVLISQPWGLFFTWIAVKKIFNYNSPLVHDSHNVESKYAEIIMRDKHIPKIIKLFYALTIKWIEKTALRYADLTLAISRDNKKVFVEEYRAYPEKIKVVPPVTNVKITGDKNKLKKNKHQIWAVFHGIYRTVQNREAIEIILNKIAPQCSKYKTLKFIIFGKGVPKTSKGNVETLGFVDDVHGILKKCDIAVVPLISGEGVKLKMLDYMAAGLPIVTTKIGAEGLDLVNGKHAIIIDDVNDEFIRSIEYLIENPKIRKKLGHNTRKLFKKRYYTVSKNEKGS is encoded by the coding sequence ATGACAAAAAACATTCTGATCATCTCCCCGCATACAAAAGTTAAGCTAAACACGACTCCCACGGAAGGTGTAGAGGGTAGGATATCGGCTATAGTGGGGGGTCTATTGAACAAGGGCCACGTTATAATCATCGAACCTTCTGATCTGAGAGAAACCGGCGAACAATCTTGTGAGAGGCACTATTTTTATGCCTTTGATTTTGTGAAAATAAAAAACATGCGTCTGGGTTCGTATTTCTTATCTTTGAATCCCTATTACCAGTTAACACTTTTTAAAGTTCTCAAGAAATATAAGCCTTCCATTGTGCTGATAAGTCAACCATGGGGTTTATTCTTTACGTGGATAGCAGTTAAGAAAATATTCAATTATAATTCCCCACTCGTTCACGATTCGCATAATGTGGAGAGCAAGTATGCGGAAATTATCATGAGAGATAAACATATTCCCAAAATTATTAAACTGTTCTATGCTCTAACGATAAAGTGGATTGAAAAAACAGCTCTGAGATACGCTGACCTAACGTTGGCCATAAGCCGAGATAACAAAAAGGTGTTTGTAGAAGAATATAGAGCATATCCTGAGAAGATAAAAGTCGTCCCCCCAGTTACTAATGTGAAAATTACAGGGGACAAAAACAAATTGAAAAAGAATAAGCATCAAATATGGGCAGTATTCCATGGTATATACAGAACTGTGCAGAACAGGGAAGCAATTGAGATCATCCTAAACAAAATAGCACCGCAATGCTCGAAGTATAAGACCTTAAAGTTTATCATATTTGGGAAAGGCGTCCCCAAAACGAGTAAAGGAAATGTAGAAACCCTTGGATTTGTTGATGATGTTCATGGCATCCTTAAAAAGTGTGACATTGCGGTTGTCCCGTTGATCAGTGGGGAGGGTGTTAAACTTAAAATGCTTGATTACATGGCTGCTGGTTTACCAATAGTGACAACTAAAATAGGGGCTGAAGGGTTGGATCTTGTAAATGGCAAGCATGCCATAATAATTGATGACGTGAACGATGAGTTCATAAGATCCATCGAGTATCTAATCGAAAACCCAAAAATACGTAAGAAACTTGGACATAACACGAGAAAATTATTCAAGAAACGGTATTATACGGTGAGTAAGAATGAGAAAGGGTCATAG
- a CDS encoding ribbon-helix-helix domain-containing protein, which translates to MADEKKYTTVSIPKPLYEKIKKRIEGTGFTSVSDYVTYVLREVLASLEEEEKEEVFSEEEEEKVKERLRALGYLD; encoded by the coding sequence ATGGCGGATGAAAAGAAGTACACGACAGTTTCCATACCGAAGCCGCTCTATGAGAAGATAAAGAAGAGAATCGAAGGCACCGGGTTCACTTCAGTTTCGGACTACGTAACCTACGTTCTGAGGGAGGTTCTGGCGAGCCTCGAAGAGGAGGAGAAGGAAGAGGTCTTCAGCGAAGAGGAGGAGGAGAAGGTCAAGGAAAGGCTCCGCGCCCTTGGCTATCTCGACTGA
- a CDS encoding antitoxin family protein → MEEIEVVYERGVFKPLKKVKLKEGVHGKVVIKMGIAEIIENFSRKVKKDALKEFLEERR, encoded by the coding sequence ATGGAGGAGATTGAAGTTGTGTACGAAAGGGGGGTGTTTAAGCCCCTTAAAAAGGTGAAACTCAAGGAGGGCGTTCACGGGAAAGTGGTAATCAAGATGGGGATAGCGGAGATCATAGAAAATTTCAGCAGGAAAGTGAAAAAGGACGCGCTGAAGGAGTTTCTGGAGGAGAGGCGATGA
- a CDS encoding sulfite exporter TauE/SafE family protein produces the protein MELTLVGLGFLVGLLIGLTGIGGGSLMTPSLIFLGVEPLTAVGTDLLYATVTRTFGLFFRKKSGIRYDIALRLIAGSLPAIILGTFLLREIDRGVLNEYLTLFLGVILVASSLLSLLKGELKVSLRPRWAHVYLLGFIVGLAVQFTSVGAGVIVSFALVNVARIDPKDVVGVAIVYGLALSSMSFLNHFLLGSVDYSLAAFLILGTVPGVYLGTHINRRADRDKLKRVINVLILLIGIVILLQWAGW, from the coding sequence ATGGAGCTAACCCTCGTGGGGCTGGGCTTTCTCGTAGGTCTCCTCATCGGCCTGACCGGGATCGGCGGCGGGTCCCTGATGACTCCCTCCCTTATTTTCCTCGGCGTTGAGCCCCTCACCGCCGTGGGGACGGACCTGCTCTACGCCACCGTAACCAGAACTTTCGGGCTATTTTTTCGTAAAAAGAGCGGTATAAGGTACGACATAGCCCTCCGCCTGATTGCCGGAAGCCTGCCTGCTATAATCCTCGGGACTTTTCTGCTCAGGGAAATCGATAGAGGGGTTCTCAACGAATACCTCACCTTATTTCTCGGTGTTATCCTCGTTGCCAGTTCGCTTTTAAGCCTCCTGAAGGGCGAGTTAAAAGTTTCACTGAGGCCGAGGTGGGCCCACGTTTATCTCCTTGGCTTCATCGTCGGTCTGGCGGTTCAGTTCACCTCTGTCGGGGCTGGGGTTATAGTGAGCTTCGCCCTTGTGAACGTTGCGAGGATAGATCCAAAGGACGTTGTTGGCGTTGCGATTGTCTACGGCCTCGCACTCTCCTCCATGAGCTTTCTCAACCACTTCCTCCTCGGAAGCGTGGATTACTCCCTGGCGGCCTTCCTTATCCTCGGCACCGTCCCGGGCGTTTATCTGGGAACCCATATCAACAGAAGGGCTGACCGGGATAAGCTGAAGAGAGTTATCAACGTCCTTATCCTCCTGATCGGGATTGTTATACTCCTCCAGTGGGCTGGTTGGTGA
- the cysC gene encoding adenylyl-sulfate kinase has protein sequence MEGFTVWLTGPSGAGKTTLAVKLARKLREMGHRVEILDGDTIRKTLYPELGFSKEAREMHNRIVIHMAKLLSRNGVIAIVSLISPYRAVREYARKEIGNFIEVYLYAPLEVRIQRDPKGLYARALRGEIKGLTGYDGVYEEPENPEVVIDSSKMTPEEEVEAVLRKARELGYLP, from the coding sequence ATGGAGGGTTTCACGGTATGGCTCACGGGCCCGAGTGGTGCCGGGAAGACGACCCTTGCCGTAAAGCTCGCGAGGAAGCTTAGGGAAATGGGTCATCGCGTCGAGATACTCGACGGGGACACCATAAGGAAGACCCTCTACCCGGAGCTGGGCTTTTCAAAGGAAGCGAGGGAGATGCACAACAGGATTGTCATCCACATGGCAAAGCTCCTGAGCAGGAACGGGGTGATAGCGATAGTCTCTCTGATCTCACCCTACAGAGCCGTCCGTGAGTATGCGAGGAAGGAAATAGGGAACTTCATCGAGGTCTACCTCTACGCTCCCCTCGAGGTGAGGATTCAAAGGGATCCAAAGGGGCTCTATGCTAGGGCTTTAAGGGGTGAGATAAAGGGACTTACGGGCTACGATGGGGTCTATGAAGAACCCGAAAATCCGGAAGTGGTTATCGATTCCTCGAAAATGACGCCAGAGGAAGAAGTGGAGGCCGTTTTGAGGAAGGCCAGGGAGCTGGGTTATCTGCCCTGA
- the sat gene encoding sulfate adenylyltransferase, which yields MVSKPHGGRLVRRTVARKTRERILSEQEEYPRVQIDHGRAIDLENIAHGVYSPLKGFLNRDDFESVLEHMRLSDDTPWTIPIVLDIRDRTFDEGDAVLLYHGDLLVARMHVEEIYTYDKKEFARHVFKTTDRAHPGVARLMEMGDYLIGGEIELLDELPNPFAEYTLRPVETRVLFKERGWRSVVAFQTRNVPHMGHEYVQKAALTFVDGLFINPVLGRKKKGDYRDEVIIKAYETLFRHYYPKDAATLATVRYEMRYAGPREAVHHAIMRKNFGATHFIVGRDHAGVGDYYGPYEAWDLFEEFPDLGITPMFIRESFYCRKCGGMVNAKICPHDEEFHVHISGTKLRRMIMNGEKPPEYMMRPEVFEVVRSFENPFVG from the coding sequence ATGGTCTCAAAGCCACACGGAGGCAGGCTCGTCAGGAGGACGGTGGCGAGGAAAACACGCGAGAGGATCCTGAGCGAGCAGGAGGAATATCCCAGAGTCCAGATCGATCACGGCAGGGCGATAGACCTCGAGAACATAGCCCATGGCGTTTATTCCCCTCTAAAGGGCTTTCTTAACAGGGATGATTTCGAGAGCGTTCTCGAGCATATGCGCCTGAGCGACGACACCCCGTGGACGATCCCGATAGTACTCGACATCAGGGACAGAACCTTTGACGAGGGCGATGCGGTCCTCCTCTACCACGGTGATCTTCTAGTGGCGAGGATGCACGTGGAGGAGATATACACCTACGATAAGAAGGAGTTTGCCCGGCACGTGTTCAAAACCACCGATAGGGCCCATCCCGGCGTGGCCCGCCTTATGGAGATGGGCGATTATCTGATAGGCGGTGAGATCGAACTTTTGGACGAGCTTCCGAATCCCTTTGCGGAGTACACCCTCAGGCCGGTCGAAACGAGGGTTCTCTTTAAGGAACGCGGGTGGAGGAGTGTAGTGGCCTTCCAGACGAGGAACGTGCCCCACATGGGCCATGAATACGTTCAGAAAGCCGCGCTAACCTTCGTTGACGGCCTCTTCATCAACCCGGTCCTTGGAAGGAAGAAGAAGGGCGACTACAGGGATGAGGTCATAATAAAAGCCTACGAGACCCTTTTCAGACATTACTACCCCAAGGACGCGGCAACCTTAGCAACGGTCCGCTACGAGATGCGCTACGCCGGGCCGAGGGAAGCAGTACACCACGCGATAATGAGGAAGAACTTTGGGGCAACGCACTTCATAGTGGGAAGGGACCATGCCGGTGTTGGGGATTACTACGGGCCCTACGAGGCGTGGGATCTCTTTGAGGAGTTCCCGGACCTCGGGATAACGCCCATGTTCATCCGCGAGTCCTTCTACTGCAGGAAATGCGGTGGAATGGTCAACGCAAAGATCTGCCCCCACGATGAGGAGTTCCACGTCCACATAAGCGGCACAAAGCTTAGAAGGATGATAATGAACGGCGAAAAACCTCCGGAATACATGATGCGCCCCGAGGTCTTCGAGGTCGTGAGGAGCTTCGAGAACCCCTTCGTGGGTTAG